The genomic region CATGATGTGCATGGTGATCAACGAgataaactaaaaatacaatttctaaTGTTAGGTACAACACCAACAATTACAAATGCGGTTTCCACATATTCACCAACAATGTCTTCAACTGAAGCGTCCACTAAAAGCGTTACATCTGCCGTCTTAAATGTTTCTATCGCATCAAATAAAAGTTTATCTACCGGCGGTAGGCATACAAACATGACTATAAACTTCTGTTTCATTTTGAAATGTATATGATGTAAAACTTTGATACTAGCACCTAAGCACAATTGACTAACCCAGAAACGATTGAGTTTAATGAAACTTATCTCTTTAAAAAAGAGTTCATTACGGCTGCGCACAAACTTTCTTCTTACAAACACTAACGAAATACAAGAACGACGTTTGCCAAAAAGTATACCCTTGCCAAGTGTTTATTGAAATCACCCTGTCCGTTGGTCGGTCGTTTTTTTCACGCTGCACATGTTTACTTTGTGTGGCGAAATTCTCTCTAAcgaattatattttatgaatgttaaaTACGTGCGGATGTTTGACTATATGaagcattatttttaatgaaattactttttttattgtaGGTGCATTTGTATTTCATAATTGTTTCAGTAACGACATCAACACTAGTCAACACAACGAAAGCTGAACACTCGTAGGAGAGTCATCATACACAGAGTACAACTCCTCCTACAACCACAATGTCCACTGAAACTGCAACGGATCGGACGGTGACAAGTCCGCCGATGCCAACGTCAACAGAAGAAACAACTATCGAGTCAACGATACCTTCAATGTCCACCACAGCAACACCACCTACGACAACGTCGGAACAAATCATGACAACCACATCACCATCAAGGACATCGTTTTATGTACAAACGGGAACAAGCATGTCGCCAAGCCCTGTTCCAGGAGGTATGATTCTTTATAGAGTTACCATGGCAATTAATTAAATGATCCCAACACTAATGCCATCGAAATGAACTACACATTGACAAGtgaattttaaccctttaccgacCCGATTTCATGTGGAGATATTTTTAGGTTATTATCGATGACCTATTTACATTTTATACAAGGCGAAGCCACGTTCTATCATTGTCTAATTATTTCAACATAGTTCAATACGGCTGCGCACCAGCATTCTTCTCGCATGCTGCCTTGCACCATGGTAAGCTGTTCACAATTGGTCAGACGTGCTACGAGCTTGTAACGGAGACGAGGACATGGTCCAGTGCTGAAAGTGACTGCAAAAATCGTGGCGGACATTTAGTCCACATTGAAAATGACGAACAGCAGAACAAAATCTACCAAATCGTGAGACAGTATCATGGTGACAATGTTTGGATTGGGCTCAACGATAAGGTTACTGAAGAACACTTCGTTTGGTCTTCAGGTAGGACTAACTATTAATTGAGCTCAATCGATACGCCATTAAtttcatatacatatttttttttacataaacatggattagtacacttcaacaccgttatttcgaacaccgataaccCGAAGTCATCGTTATTTCATAGTATTTTTCGGGTCCAAGTTtattgttaaagcgggtatatacgattttgtcaaatatttatgaatttatataaactgtgtaaaaaacttattatatatatatatttcaatataaattaaaataaaagttaagaagaacatgtgtcgaaaaatgcgaaataagccagatatttaattctgaaattgaaaacggctgtacagccgatttcgccagcatgtataccatacatgtacgatgtgcatctaaacttagtttaacggtttatttgaattcctgcaacgatatctattcatacgacacacgaacactatctccgatcctaatccaaagacgaatgcttcggttattgtaggaaaatatgtacgtcattatcggctcggggcgctaatttgtttttgctgcattttatgaaatttggctttaatgtataatttttcttgcctattttgtgttattgtaacatattttatcaatatattacaattaaacacatataaaacatcgtatatacccgctttaatccGAACtttgttaaaccgaagaaatcgttaattcgaagtgattctgtcggtcccaacactataattcgcacctaattatcaatctttaatccgaagtgtattctattaattatttataaaaatacatatgtacattATTCTTTATTTGGCTTAATATATATCTATTTGCTTATGACTTAAGGACATGATGTAAACTATACGCACTGGTATCCTGGTCGCAAAACGTCCCTACCATACGAAGAAGACTGTGTTGCAATGTGGATGACGCATGGTGGACAATGGGATGATGTGCGTTGTGATGGATTATTATCGAATGACTACGGATACGTTTGTGAATTCGGTAATTATACAATTACGCAATTATATGGTGAAGCAATGCGTGCATGAAAAATATCTTGAGCCCAAATCACGTTAAGGATgttgattatttatttgttttgcaaatatatttttcttaacttcACGATACAAAATACGACTAAATGATTGTCATATATTTGTTGCATGTGTTCAAGTAAACCCAATATGATATATTCATGATTGTCTTATTACTGACGATCTAGAAGAAGGTTATCATATCTCTTTGCCATAGTCTTTTGGTTTTATAAAACGTGTACATGAATAATATGACGATTGAGTTGAATAGGTAGAATATAAAACACACCATATTATGATATAAACCGAATTAGTTTTAGTAAACATTTTAATTGTGATTTTCCGATGGATTATATCTGCATATATTATAACTTCATCTTGAATCAGACTACTAGTATTTCACATTTCACGCGTTCTTTTGTTTaacttaacttgttttatttattggatgCATGTCGAATTTGATCCGCCTCCGTATGTTTTGCAGATGCAGttgtttcaacaacaacaactagcAATCCAGACACTTTGATGAACACGGATGGTATGTATTAGTATGTACTACAGTAGCAGTATTAACAAATTTGCTAAATCTGGAAATATGTTGCATTAAAATCTTGTGTATAATTTACACAATTATCATGTCACATCTAGGCAACACGCAGTTGTGTCCCCACAGAACTACTTCAATTGTTGCACAATTTGGTAAAAGCTGTTATGCTTTGTACCGCGACGTCGAGGTTTGGAGTCACGCTGAGCAGACGTGTAGACTGAGTGGGGGTCATCTTGTTCACATCAACGACGCACAAGAACAGCAGTACATCGAGCGATTCATGAGGAGACATAACCAAACAATACCTGCTTGGATTGGACTCAGTGACAGATCTGTTGAGGGGCAGTTTGTGTGGATTGACGGTTAGCAAACTCATTTTAGTTCTTATTCTGGTTCTATTCACATTCACATTTGATAACccatacataataataaaagctATTTTATTTATAGACATATCAAATAATTAATCAGGAGCATTCAACAATTGAACTAAATATCGAAACACAATTTGCGTAAAGTTTCTAAAAATGTAAAGGGCGAAGATTGCCGCTACTGGCCGATTAATATTGATTGTCAATATGTCCAAGATATATCCAATATAGGCAGTGTGTGAGATACAATAATTAAACTCAGGTGTCGCGGCCGCCTATACAAACTGGTTGCCAGGGCGAGTGACGCATGGTAGTGACGAGGACTGTGTGGCGTTGTTGCCTAGCAACGATGGGGCTTGGGACGATTTCAGCTGTGGACGAACCGATTTCTTCGGCAGTGACGTAGGTGAACAACACCACCCCTTGTGCGAATATGGTACTAATGAAATCGCGcaatcatatatttatatactctTTAATCCGATATCCCTTGCACATTCAATACatgaaaagtatatatatttaattattttgcatgCGTAACCAACATGTTATTATCTGTTCAATTGTTACATCTTGTTTCGTTTGGAAAGGTTTTTTACACAGTGACACAGCTAAATCAAGCAGAATATGGATTTGTTATTAGTGTTACAGAACTATCAGAGAACTATCAGAGAACTAAATTTAACGTGATCAAACTATAATACATCCGTTTCATATAGGTttcatataacatattttaactttttatagTCTTTACATTTCAGCAAATTCCATTGCGTCGGTGCTGGTTGGCTAAAGAACAACTATCGAGCCAAACAATTTGATAAATGCTGTTGCATGGACAGCAACACATTAACACGAAATGATATCGTAATTGAAATGAATATAATATCTCTCATCGGCTTGATTAAACGGTTAaaacttcatcatcatcatcatcatcatcatcatcatcatcatcatcatcatcatcatcatcatcatcatcatcatcatcatcactaccaccaccatcatcatcctcatcatcatcatcatcatcatcatcctcatcattatcatcatcatcatcatcatcatcatcatcatcatcatcatcatcatcatcatcatcatcatcatcatcatcatcatcatcatcaccaccaccaccaccatcatcatcatcattatcattatcatcatcatcaacagcatcatcatcatcattaatctCGTCGGCAACGTCATCGTAATTGTCGTCATCATAATGGTTATCGTTATTAACATCAAcatctacatgtatatcaattatTAATACCTGCAAACAATAAACCACACATGCTTTCTGTAAATTAATGAAATTATTCCTGCCTCACAAACCGAATCTTTAATGTATCACTATTAAGAGTGGAATTCACGTCAGAAATTAGAATAATTTACTGTTTAGGCCGCAATTTGCTTGGATTTTATAATCTGATCTTGCGTTTGTACGTgcttttatttgcatgttttagTTTATTGAACCCAGAACTATTACTTCCGGACCATCGTTAGAGACTTGGTCAGTAATAAAAGATTCGGTAACTttactattaacccatttatgcctagtgtctagaaaaaaggccttggcaaacagcgtagacccagatttttggtatgcatgtgtatattgacaaggcctttccattcgcacacaaattttgaccccgttgaccttgaccttgaacttagggtccgcgtttaggttatgaaaaatgctcatacttctatcaaagcgtttttcgggggcatatgtcatcctatggggacagctcttgttttcgttttgcattcgactAAACGAAAAACGAAAATCAAAGCATTCTTTTCATAGCCCGATTTCCGAAACGAAAATAGATTAAACTTTTTATATCGTTTTTTGttgtacaaataataaaacacaacacgAACCGTATGAACTAATGTGCGTTGATTTTTGTTTCTCCTTTTatcgaatgcaaaacgaaaaacgaaaagtCGGTATTTACACGGACCACAGCGCCATTCGTTTTTCGTTTGCCGTAACGAAGAACGGTTAACGTTACCAAACAATCCGTTTCAAGTCTTAATCATTGATTTTCGCTACATGAAGACTGACACGAAATATTTGCATGGAAATAcctttcgtgttttgttttataattagttAAACGAAAAaagatataaagaagttaattttgttttcgtagtTTGTTTTTGTTGCGGTTATTTGAAAACCGGAATATGAACCAATATGcgttgttttatttcattgtgtCAGATTCAAAACGAAAAACCAAAAAGACGGAATATACACGGACCGTGGTATGATTCATTGATTTAATCAACGCTGAATTTAGTCGTTAACACTCAAAACTTGTCTTTCATTTAACTGTTAACACGACAATAAATAATTGATATGCGTAGGGATTTCATAAGCGAGTCTGATTCATCAAATACTAAAAACGAATGCATGAACTTTCAGTGTAAGATTAACCAGTTGAAGCATTAGAGTTTGGATGTTTAACTACATGGAGCTCCGAAAACGTAAGGCGTCAGAAAATAAAGATGACCGGTTTAGTttagttgaaacctatttattttcatgcatcaAAAGCCTCACGCTTATTGAAACgatatcgagtccgtttcctgggcctttTACCAGTATTTGGGGTCTTTGCGGGAAATCTAacgaacgctcccacagtggggatcgaacccgtgaccatCTGGCCGCTAGtcagacaccttatccattacaccatggcgaccTTGTAGATGGCCGGTTGAGAAAGGTTTGGACCATGTTAAAAAAGGACATCGCCAGACAGAATCAAACTCATTACAATAATGGACATTAATTCGCATTTTGCCGAAACCGTTTGAAGTGTGCACAATACGTGTTACATGACCATCACCAAGTATGTCGCAAGAACGGAAATAAGTATTTAGGGGCTTGTTGGATTTTATGAAGATTTATTTAGGTTTGAAGAAACAGTGGCGTGATTCAATTGGTGAAATACACAACAATATCGATCCATACTGTCGCCGAAACCTTAATAAGACTTGCAGCACATCACAGATCCAGAGATAGTAAAGGCATTTCAAGCACAGATATGTGCCAAGGTTTTAACTCTTAATATCACAGACAATACCATCGACGCcatcaataacaacaacaagaggtTCTGCTGTCATCGGCCGAAAAAGATCTTCGGATAGATTGGAATGAGCAAGCCATGAGTGACGACTGAGATCATTAACGTTTGTGACAAACGTTAAAACGAGAAGAGACACAAGAGCTAAATCAGACTGGACTCTAAGACAGATAGCACAAAGCGAACCGGGAGGTGAGGAGGAACAGGAAAGAAGCCAAGAAGGAATTTATTTAGCGTTTTAGAAATTACCACAGAAAGCAGTGAGACGGTCTAAAGCACTCCTACACCCACAAGACCTTCCCAAGAACAGTCAGCCTATGGCTAGGTTTACGGTCCTGAACATGTGGGCACAATACTGAAGCGACCTCTTTTACTATCCGATTCAACCAAACACCAGTCCCCTTCAGAATAATCCCAGACTAGAAGCAGAAGACGAAAATCCCTCCATAACTAAGGCAGAGGTGGAGGAGGCAGCGCCAAGTCTGAAAAGGGGAAAGTTCAGAAAGTGAAAAAAGACCCCTCCAAGCTGATTGCACTATGTCACAACATCTTGTCTGCAAAAACGTGGCCCACAGTGTATACCCAGTCTTTGGACATCCTACTTACAGAAAAGGGGCAACTGGCTTGATTCACGTAGCGTTATGAATTTTATTTGTAAATCTTAACAGACTGAACGGCCACAACTGACCACATGTTTAATACAGatatgaataaaaatgtattgtattgaaAGACAATTATAAACCTTCATTCAATAAAAGACACGAGTGAGTgaacaaaaacaatgtttatgtGTGTCATTGTTActgtatatatataaacaatgcgTTCATGCAATATAccttatttgaataaatattgtaGTACCCtgtattactgtttatccgagtactatacatgtccgaaatatgtacacttaagaatgccttacctgtttaactttaataatccaaattgtcctTGTTGATATCTAGTTTAACAAACcctatcaaatgtttgttaaatccagttaatgctttctccattattgaatcatcATTACTTGTTATTTAAATCGCCAGCTATGAATCGAACGCGGTTTGAATGTTACAATaagtccgccatttgcaatgtcgaaggtcatgccgtagcaattttattctactcTGATAATTTATCTCCTTTCAAGGAAAtgtgttttttcaatgttaatgtgtagtattatgacttgttactatgacgttaaattttatttacacttaaatgtattatgaatattgctgggccaagtgtgaggttgagcgctctataaccaggtttaaacccccaatgctttgcattgaccgttccaaggcggtgaccccagctttattcatattttgtgtttatgttggtttgtattttgctgtattgtgctgttttgtactgtttgggcaatcggtcacttgccttaaataaaggaccaactaattgtttttaatgaaaattcaatactgctccagcagctggagtttcacttctttaaatAGTTAACTGTTTTATTACAATGTTACTTATACAGCTAGTAATCCTTTCAGATATTAATGCTGGTGGGGAACTATTTAAAGTATTTCCGCGCAATGCTTTCGCATTGCTTTCAGTGTGTTTAAGACAAAATATTATCATTATGCTTGAGAAATGTTGTGAAAGCATTGTTTATTGATGCATACTATTTTCTGAGCTTTTAATTCATGTGATGCTTTCTTGTTAGACTTGCAATGCTGTTTATGCAAATGTTGTTACTGATGATAAAACCATTTTACGCAGTTAAATGCTTTCATGAAAGTCTGGTTCTGATTGGTCGCCAGCAACGCCCAGCCTCAGCAACTGCCTATAAAAAGAGCTGTTTGTTGTGATAAAGTCAGTCGTTACTTGGTTCATTAAGTCGTTATACTTGGCTCGTAACTTAAGAAGTTAAGAACCTTTTTCAAAGATGTCAAAAGCCAACAACAAAGGTATTAACTAAAATATACGACTCACTTACGCtatcatatctttaaaaaagactACATCTTTACTTTATTTAACTTACGTTTTAAATCTTCATCGAACCAAACTATAAACAGTAACTAAAGAGTGACGACTGGTTCCATCGCCTTATTCTATTATAACTGCTATAACTAGTACTAAAATGACCTTCTTGTTGTGCAACTTACCAAACATAGTGCTGTTTTTTATGGTACGAGTTATGATACTGCTCTAATAAATACAACTGCAGAAACCAGAAACTGACTTATTTTATCTTTGTAATGTGGTGTGGTTAAGAAAGTTCATAAATGCAACATCACTGATACCGCTCGGCTTACAAttttggtgtcagaagtgggatacGGATAGATTTTTAGCATCCGTCCACGGCTCACACCTGGCATTTTTTTGTTCTGTCATATAATAAGTGAACAACAGTgattaaataatagtttatttacTATAAGAATAATAACATTCTGGTCTCTCAAGACACAATTAATTTTTCATCATGGCCTCTTCGCCAGATCCCGATATATCTTTTGATATTCAACGCACCCCATGAGTCCGCACATGAGGAATCTTTGCAAAGGGAGAATGATACACATGAATATAGACTGAAATTTCGACGTGGATGCAGGGGTGAACAACCAATAATCAAGGGCATTGTGCATGAAAGCACTCCGTATACCGGAAGTGTAGAAACTCGCGACGCGTCAAATAACAACAGGCACACAGCTCAACAGAACGCATCCTATCACACAGATACTTCTGTCACGTATCAGAATGATAGACGATTTGAGCATGGCGACAATGGTCCACACACGTACATGTCACCATCACATCACATGCACGTTAAACCAGGAACTTACGAAGGCTCTGGCCCTTTTGAGTCTAACGTGTCACACTTTGAGGACTGTGCTGAATTGTGTGGGTGGGACATGCGAACTAAAATGTTGATGCTTGCCTCCAGTTTACGTGGCACTGCCAGAACGTATTACATGTCTCTTCCAGAACAGGAACGCCGCGATAACCGCATATTGTCCTCGCGACTAAACAATAGATTTGGCAATGCAGGAAAACACCATTATATGTGGTTGAAAAAAAACGAGAAACGCAGGCGTGTGAAAGACGAGAGCATTTCGTCGCTAGCACATGCTATACGTCAGCTCGCACCAAAAGCATACAGTGAATTAGATCACCGCTCGCAAGAGCAATAAGCGTTACACCAACTATATAAGCTGATCCCCAATGACATGAAATGCAGATGCATTGACCATGACTGCACTAACATCATTGAGGCCGTAGCCGCCATTGAGCGCTACGAGTCTATCATCGGAACGTCAACAACTACTATTAGGGCATGCAATGTTGACACTACTGTCGATTCGGCGTTAAAACAAATAGACATAGAAACCTCGAGTCCCGTAACTCTCACAGTCGGTACCAAAGAAGTGTTATGGGTGCGATTCTACGGAACACTTCTGGAAATCATGCCCACCAAATATAAACCACACAAGACTACATAACCTACATGTTAGACACTCATCTGGTCGACCACAGCCGCAGTCGAGACCACAGAACAATCACATGAACATGTCATATTACAACAACCGCTCGCACTACGGGGTTCCATATTCGCATGTTCATCAACACGATCGACACAAGAATGCCCGACCACCACAAGATTAAATTAATGAGCGACTGCTACATGCAAATCGTACACGTAATGAAGACAGACGAGACTCCAACGTCCTGTGCACCAACACCATTGACACCCACACACGA from Dreissena polymorpha isolate Duluth1 chromosome 5, UMN_Dpol_1.0, whole genome shotgun sequence harbors:
- the LOC127882472 gene encoding macrophage mannose receptor 1-like isoform X6 yields the protein MPLLVAILAVALTSITSVRCDYACICSYLPDIVVYSSPDNSSSSLGHMFEFDCKATGPVSGVDAWLSVQIQNQVGYIQAVDNLQQQNCPGSISTSDIVTTSTPVTTTNAEHSSASHHTKSTTPPTATMSTETETDRTVTSPPMPTSTEETTTESTMPSMSTTATPPTTTTEQIVTTTSPPTTSFYVQTGTSMSPSPVLGVQYGCAPAFFSHAALHHGKLFTIGQTCYELVTETRTWSSAESDCKNRGGHLVHIENDEQQNKIYQIVRQYHGDNVWIGLNDKVTEEHFVWSSGHDVNYTHWYPGRKTSLPYEEDCVAMWMTHGGQWDDVRCDGLLSNDYGYVCEFDAVVSTTTTSNPDTLMNTDGNTQLCPHRTTSIVAQFGKSCYALYRDVEVWSHAEQTCRLSGGHLVHINDAQEQQYIERFMRRHNQTIPAWIGLSDRSVEGQFVWIDGVAAAYTNWLPGRVTHGSDEDCVALLPSNDGAWDDFSCGRTDFFGSDVGEQHHPLCEYANSIASVLVG